The window AAACGGACTGGGGTATTTCCGCCCAAGCAGAACGACATCAGGATTCCTTTATCCTGAACATCGGCGATTTTTTATGTGTGCTTGGCTTAATGCCCGCTCCCGTTCCCAATGGCGAAGCAGCACACTATGCCAAAGGCAATTATTACTGCCCCGATGCTGTTGCTGCTGCTGAAGCCCATCAAGCGCATTTGATGGTTACTGTGATGAACCAAGCTGAAAACACCGAAGTGCTTGGCATGAATTTGTACAGCAAAATCGTTTCCAGTTGTCTGAAACCGCAAAATGCCACTGCCGTTTATACTTCAGGAACGGTTTATACTGCTGATTTCTATCGGAAAGTGGCACAACAATACTTACCCAATCATGAAATCCCAATTATG is drawn from Conchiformibius steedae and contains these coding sequences:
- a CDS encoding DUF4261 domain-containing protein, whose translation is MLENGFVLLNSHEFNIHQLLNDLKTDWGISAQAERHQDSFILNIGDFLCVLGLMPAPVPNGEAAHYAKGNYYCPDAVAAAEAHQAHLMVTVMNQAENTEVLGMNLYSKIVSSCLKPQNATAVYTSGTVYTADFYRKVAQQYLPNHEIPIMIWVYIGLGQNQQGNQLYTSGMAKFGKDEMEILNSPMDMGKLHASLSSMCAYIISSGLVLKDGESIGFSAEQKWQISHSKSVYAPSEFSLKIDIQ